From the genome of Saccopteryx bilineata isolate mSacBil1 chromosome 6, mSacBil1_pri_phased_curated, whole genome shotgun sequence, one region includes:
- the LOC136308563 gene encoding uncharacterized homolog, whose product MSFWRDYKVLIVMVPLIGFIHLGWHRIKSSPIFQVPNKDSAPEPDSLAFASPRKNHVQEK is encoded by the coding sequence ATGAGCTTCTGGAGAGACTACAAAGTTCTGATTGTTATGGTCCCTTTAATCGGGTTCATACATTTGGGGTGGCACAGAATCAAAAGCAGCCCTATTTTCCAAGTTCCTAACAAGGACAGCGCCCCTGAGCCGGACAGCCTGGCATTCGCGAGTCCTCGGAAGAACCACGTCCAAGAGAAATAG
- the LOC136308564 gene encoding uncharacterized homolog — protein sequence MKNTSWIRKNWLLVAGVSFIGVHLGTYLMQRAAKQSVKSQAGGKPNSTRE from the coding sequence atgaaaaacaccagTTGGATTAGGAAGAACTGGCTTCTTGTAGCCGGGGTCTCTTTCATAGGCGTCCATCTGGGGACGTACCTGATGCAGAGGGCTGCGAAACAGTCCGTCAAATCGCAGGCCGGAGGCAAACCAAACAGCACCAGAGAATGA